The genomic window GATGAATCAACTGAGGCAACAAAAGGTCACAATGTGAGGTTACCAAATTAGACCTTTTTGCCTCCATGACCGCAGACACTTCCATCACAGACCAAGAACCAGATGGCCTACTTACCGGTGCTTGGGAATGCACTGCCAACATGTCACATTTTGCCTCAATACCCGGCTCAGTGTTCGGCTCAAAAGGGTGTGCAGACCATCTGAAAACCTCTTGCACTTGTTCCCCTTGGACTGCTGACGCATCTTGCAACAGCAAATTGTACGGTACTCTAGTAAGGCGATGCAAAGTGCTCTGTTTTACAAATGGCTCTCTACTAAGAGCATCTGCCACAATATTCCTTGAACCAGGTATGTACTTAATATCAAACTGGAATGGCGCCAACTTGGCAACCCACCTGTGCTCGCAAGCATCCAGTTTTGGTTTTGTCAAAATATATGTCAGGGGGTTGTTATCGGTCCATACTGTGAAGGGGCGACCTCTCAGCCAGTGACTAAATTTGTCACATACAGCCCACTTCAATGCAAAACAAACTGGCCTTGCCATATCCCCATTTTCTGGTACTTGTGAAAGTACAGCACCTAGGCCACTACTGGAAGCGTCCACCGAAACCAAGAAAGACCTGTTAAAAATCAGGATGAGCCAATAAAACACAGTCAATCAGAGCCTGCTTAAGACGACAAAATGCCTGCCTACAATCATCAGTCCAATCCTCTGCAGTAAGTGTTCTTTTCAACACAGTCTTCTTAACCTTTTTACCTCTCTGACCCTTAGCGCCAGCAGTTAACTGGAACAGTGGTTTTGCAATTACTGAACACTGTTCTATAAATTGCTGATAATATACTACCATCCCAAGGAAAGAACGTATCTTTTGTTGGGATGGAGCACCAGTTTTGTCATCCATAAGATCCGACTCTGTCATTTCAGTAATCACCTTGATTTTATCAGGGTCTGAAGCCACACCCGCCTCGCTGACAACATGACCAAGAAACTTCACTGACCTTTgcataaaatgacatttccctgGAGCCAACTTCAAATTATGAGACTTCAGGCGCTCAAAAACCAGCTCCAATCTCTTTAAACCCAACTCCTCATCCGGAGCAAATACAAGCACGTCATCCAAGTAACAGAGAAGGCTCAAGAAATTTTGATCTCCAAAAATTCCGAGCATCATTCTCATAAAAGTTGCTGGACTATTACAAAGTCCTTGAGGAAGACGGTTATACTCATATAACCCAAAAGGCGATGTGAAAGCAGTGTATTTTCGGTCTTCCTCATGTACTTCAACATTGTAGTAGCCGGACGTCAGGTCcatagtggaaaaaaaaatgtttccaccCAGTGCAGCTAAAGCATCGGCTTGATGTGGTAATGGATGAGCATCCTTTATAGTTCGAGCATTGAGCCACCTAAAATCAGTACAAAGTCTTAAATCTCCATTTCTCTTCCAAACAATAACAAGAGGTGAAGCATATTCGCTACTAGATCTCTTGATAATGTCTCTCTCTTCCATTTCATCCAAGGCTTGCCTAAGCTTATCGTACTGATTAGGCGGAAGTCGTCTGTATGGAAGCCTAAATGGACGGTCATCACTCAGCCTTATCCGATGTACATAGCCCTCAACTTTGCCGCAGTCAAGTCTGTGTTTAGAGAAAATACATTCATACTTCTCAATTAGatcaacaagtttttttttccaatcaGAAGACAAATGACAGGAACTCAAATCAATGCCTGCGAGTCCCAGCTTCGTTAACCTATCATGGAACTCACAGTCTCTCCTGGGTACACCAATGTCAGACAAACTGCAACCACTTGAATTGTCATGAACCTCTACATTGTTGGTATGTTGTCTGATTGGGCATAATAACCCTCCATTTGTGACGCCTTCACATGCATCATCAAAGTCTTCCAGTGCCAAACATGGATAAATGTCAGCCAATTTTGCGTTACGTCTGAGAGTAATGGGCACCGATGAAGGGTTAATTACCTTAACAGGCACCCATCCATCAGCCCACAACCTTGCCACTGTACGACCAATCAAGATATTTCTGGGTCTGGAGCGTGCTCCACACGGCTCTGCAATGATGGCACTGCCTGCTGACAAATTGTTTAGATTAGAAAGCTTTGCCCAAACTAAATGCTCCTTTAAGGGTTCAAGTGTTACGGAATTCTTCAGTTTAACTGTCCCAACCTTTCCAGGAACGACTGCTCCGTTCCACCTCTCCACATTAGCCAGCAACTGAATAAGTTTACTATCCTCAGAATCCTTATTGACAGACATCCTTCTTTTAATCAATTCTCCTCGACTTTTCAACTCTTTGATCAGGTACTTTATCACATTGCTACccacaatgatgtcatcatcttGGCCGTCAACAATCAATGTTGGAACCTGAACAGTACACCCGTAAACAGTCATGTTTATGTCACACATCCCACTAGGTTTTGTTTTCGACCCTCCACAGCCGACCAGCACTACATGAGTTGGAGTCACCGAATCAGTCAAGGCTACTCCTGCATCCTTTAACTTAGACACAACCCCAGGGCTCACAGTGCAAGCCATAGAACCACAATCTATCATACCTTTAACAGTTAGTGTGTTTTCCAAACAAACGTCAGTATAAAACAATCCCTCATGCATTGACAGTTTTCGTGTGTTTTG from Carassius auratus strain Wakin chromosome 1, ASM336829v1, whole genome shotgun sequence includes these protein-coding regions:
- the LOC113065403 gene encoding uncharacterized protein LOC113065403 → MPKHCCRWACQGLVNGMSLWPAGKLNGPHEVGGDAGPNENPQVFDVDLESLYSTVREEFDQNMTVIVQNTRKLSMHEGLFYTDVCLENTLTVKGMIDCGSMACTVSPGVVSKLKDAGVALTDSGGSKTKPSGMCDINMTVYGCTVQVPTLIVDGQDDDIIVGSNVIKYLIKELKSRGELIKRRMSVNKDSEDSKLIQLLANVERWNGAVVPGKVGTVKLKNSVTLEPLKEHLVWAKLSNLNNLSAGSAIIAEPCGARSRPRNILIGRTVARLWADGWVPVKVINPSSVPITLRRNAKLADIYPCLALEDFDDACEGVTNGGLLCPIRQHTNNVEVHDNSSGCSLSDIGVPRRDCEFHDRLTKLGLAGIDLSSCHLSSDWKKKLVDLIEKYECIFSKHRLDCGKVEGYVHRIRLSDDRPFRLPYRRLPPNQYDKLRQALDEMEERDIIKRSSSEYASPLVIVWKRNGDLRLCTDFRWLNARTIKDAHPLPHQADALAALGGNIFFSTMDLTSGYYNVEVHEEDRKYTAFTSPFGLYEYNRLPQGLCNSPATFMRMMLGIFGDQNFLSLLCYLDDVLVFAPDEELGLKRLELVFERLKSHNLKLAPGKCHFMQRSVKFLGHVVSEAGVASDPDKIKVITEMTESDLMDDKTGAPSQQKIRSFLGMVVYYQQFIEQCSVIAKPLFQLTAGAKGQRGKKVKKTVLKRTLTAEDWTDDCRQAFCRLKQALIDCVLLAHPDF